Proteins co-encoded in one Brassica rapa cultivar Chiifu-401-42 chromosome A02, CAAS_Brap_v3.01, whole genome shotgun sequence genomic window:
- the LOC103854537 gene encoding monocopper oxidase-like protein SKU5, protein MRCSPPHLPCTSLVVLFLSVATVCLAADPYVFFDWTVSYLTASPLGTRQQVIGINGQFPGPILNVTTNWNVVVNVKNNLDEPLLLTWNGIQHRKNSWQDGVLGTNCPIPSGWNWTYEFQVKDQIGSFFYFPSTNFQRAAGGYGGIIINNRDIIPVPFLLPDGDVTLFISDWFTKSHKKLRKDVESKIDFGAPDGILMNGFGPFPYSSELASGGFPYGTINVEPGRTYRFRVHNSGIATTLNFRIQNHNLLLVETEGSYTVQQNYTNMDIHVGQSFSFLVTMDQSGSNDYYIVASTRFTKSSSSPKATGVAILHYSSSQGPASGPLPDPPIESDTSFSMNQARSIRLNVSAGAARPNPQGSFKYGQITVTDVYVIVNSPPEKIDGRLRATLNGISYLPPSTPLKLAQQYNISGVYKLDFPKRPMNRHPKVDTSVMNGTYKGFMEIIFQNSDTTVKSYHLDGYAFFVVGMDFGLWTENSRSLYNKGDGVARSTTQVFPGAWTAILVYLDNAGMWNLRIDNLASWYLGQEVYLNVVNPEIDTSENSIPENTIYCGRLSPLQRDQSQRVNFSGSARSILATSRGILLALFAILISSLAR, encoded by the exons ATGCGGTGCTCCCCACCGCACTTACCGTGCACTTCACTGGTCGTATTGTTCTTGTCGGTGGCAACTGTCTGCTTAGCCGCCGACCCTTACGTTTTCTTCGACTGGACTGTCTCTTACCTCACCGCTTCTCCTCTAGGCACTCGCCAACAg GTTATTGGGATCAATGGGCAGTTCCCTGGTCCCATTCTCAATGTTACTACAAACTGGAATGTGGTTGTGAACGTGAAGAATAATCTTGATGAGCCCTTGCTTCTCACATG GAATGGGATCCAACATAGGAAAAACTCGTGGCAAGACGGTGTTTTGGGCACTAACTGTCCTATTCCTTCTGGTTGGAACTGGACTTATGAGTTTCAAGTCAAAGACCAGATTGGTAGTTTCTTTTATTTCCCATCTACAAACTTCCAGAGAGCAGCTGGTGGTTATGGTGGCATCATTATCAACAATAGAGACATCATTCCAGTTCCTTTTCTTTTGCCTGATGGAGATGTTACTCTCTTTATCAGTGATTGGTTCACTAAAAGCCATAAG AAGCTGAGGAAAGATGTTGAGAGTAAGATTGACTTTGGAGCTCCTGATGGCATTCTCATGAATGGGTTTGGACCTTTTCCTTACAGTAGTGAGCTTGCTTCGGGTGGGTTTCCTTATGGGACAATAAACGTTGAACCAG GAAGAACATACCGTTTCCGTGTTCACAACAGTGGCATAGCAACCACCTTAAACTTCAGAATACAGAATCATAACCTACTTCTTGTTGAGACAGAAGGTTCATACACAGTTCAGCAGAACTACACAAACATGGACATTCATGTGGGTCAATCTTTCTCGTTTCTAGTCACTATGGACCAGTCTGGTAGTAACGACTACTACATTGTAGCCAGCACAAGGTTTACCAAATCATCCTCGTCCCCCAAAGCTACCGGAGTTGCTATCTTGCACTACTCTAGCTCCCAAGGACCCGCTTCAGGTCCACTCCCTGATCCTCCTATTGAGTCCGACACATCTTTCTCAATGAACCAAGCAAGATCCATAAGGCTGAATGTCTCAGCTGGAGCTGCTCGACCAAACCCTCAGGGATCATTCAAATATGGTCAGATTACAGTAACTGATGTCTACGTGATTGTCAACAGTCCACCAGAGAAGATAGATGGGAGGTTGCGTGCCACTCTTAATGGTATATCGTACTTGCCTCCTTCGACACCGTTAAAGCTTGCTCAGCAGTACAACATCTCAGGGGTGTATAAGCTGGATTTTCCGAAAAGACCGATGAATAGGCATCCTAAGGTTGATACCTCTGTCATGAATGGCACTTACAAGGGGTTCATGGAGATTATATTTCAGAATAGTGACACTACTGTTAAGAGCTATCACTTGGATGGTTATGCATTCTTTGTTGTCGG GATGGACTTTGGTCTGTGGACAGAGAATAGTAGAAGTTTATACAACAAAGGGGATGGAGTTGCTAGATCTACTACGCAG GTGTTTCCTGGTGCATGGACGGCTATCTTAGTTTACTTGGACAATGCTGGCATGTGGAACCTTCGAATAGACAATCTCGCATCATGGTATCTTGGCCAAGAAGTGTACTTGAATGTAGTGAATCCTGAGATTGATACATCTGAGAATTCTATTCCTGAAAACACCATTTACTGTGGTCGGCTCTCACCATTACAAAG GGATCAGTCACAGAGGGTAAACTTCTCGGGATCAGCGAGGTCTATATTGGCGACAAGCAGAGGGATTCTCCTTGCTCTTTTTGCAATCTTGATTAGTAGTTTAGCCAGATGA
- the LOC103854538 gene encoding L-arabinokinase-like: MPFITLLLSFVKLFILRASATGVHPESLTLKHIDRRRDIFPSKKMRIDDNEGVSASSKHLVFAYYVTGHGFGHATRIVEVVRHLIAAGHDVHVVIGAPDFVFTSEIQSPRLKIRKVLLDCGAVQADALTVDRLASLEKYVETAVIPRAEILETEVEWLHSIKADFVVSDVVPVACRAAADAGIRSVCVTNFR, encoded by the exons ATGCCCTTTATAACTTTACTTCTTTCGTTTGTCAAGTTGTTCATATTAAGAGCGTCCGCAACGGGGGTTCATCCCGAATCCTTAACGCTAAAGCATAT CGATCGTCGGAGAGATATTTTCCCGTCGAAGAAAATGAGGATTGACGATAACGAAGGCGTCTCAGCTTCCAGCAAGCACCTGGTCTTCGCTTACTACGTCACTGGACACGGCTTCGGTCACGCCACCCGCATCGTCGAG GTTGTCCGTCACTTGATCGCGGCCGGGCACGACGTTCATGTCGTCATCGGCGCGCCTGATTTTGTCTTCACGTCCGAGATTCAGTCTCCTAGGCTAAAGATTCGAAAG GTTCTTTTGGACTGTGGAGCTGTGCAAGCTGATGCTCTGACTGTAGATCGTCTTGCCTCCTTAGAAAAG TATGTGGAAACAGCTGTGATTCCTCGAGCTGAAATCTTGGAAACAGAAGTGGAGTGGCTTCATTCTATCAAAGCTGATTTCGTG GTGTCTGATGTTGTCCCCGTAGCGTGCCGTGCAGCGGCTGATGCTGGCATACGTTCTGTCTGTGTCACCAACTTCAGGTGA
- the LOC103854539 gene encoding uncharacterized protein LOC103854539, whose product MMHRVLHLLIISTLAISILAENDSIYDVLKAHALPMGLLPKGVEEFNVDMETGQFSVYLNRSCEAKYESEIHYEANITGTIGYGSIGGLSGIKAHDLFLWFPVKGIRVDIPSSGVIYFDVGVVRKQYSMSLFETPKDCVAVENEAEFRGDDKVRSSMLQFHEVDQSDGRDIV is encoded by the exons ATGATGCATCGCGTTCTCCATCTTCTTATCATCTCCACTCTTGCGATCTCGATCCTCGCCGAGAATGATTCTATATACGATGTCCTTAAAGCACACGCGTTGCCGATGGGGCTGTTACCGAAGGGCGTCGAGGAGTTCAACGTTGATATGGAGACGGGACAGTTCTCGGTTTACCTAAACCGGTCGTGCGAAGCGAAATACGAGAGCGAGATACATTACGAGGCAAACATCACGGGGACGATAGGCTACGGAAGCATCGGTGGTTTGTCCGGTATAAAGGCTCACGATCTGTTCCTGTGGTTTCCGGTTAAAGGGATCCGTGTGGACATACCTAGTTCCGGTGTTATATACTTTGATGTCGGAGTTGTTCGCAAACAGTACTCCATGTCTTTGTTCGAGACGCCTAAGGATTGTGTTGCTGTTGAGAACGAGGCTGAGTTTCGTGGGGATGATAAG GTTCGGTCATCTATGTTACAATTCCACGAAGTGGATCAAAGTGATGGGAGAGACATTGTGTAG
- the LOC103854541 gene encoding putative lipid-transfer protein DIR1, producing the protein MASKKVGVMVMMMMIVVVMAIFAERSVAIDLCGMTQSELNECKPAVSKENPTNPSTLCCDYLKHADISCLCGYKNSPLLGSFGIDPALAAGLPTKCDMPNAPTC; encoded by the coding sequence ATGGCGAGTAAGAAGGTGGgtgtgatggtgatgatgatgatgatagtgGTGGTGATGGCTATTTTTGCCGAGAGGTCAGTGGCGATTGATCTTTGTGGCATGACCCAGTCAGAGTTGAATGAGTGCAAACCAGCGGTGAGCAAGGAGAATCCAACGAACCCATCAACGCTTTGCTGCGACTATCTGAAACACGCTGACATCAGCTGTCTTTGCGgctacaagaactctcctttgCTCGGTTCTTTCGGTATTGATCCGGCGCTCGCTGCTGGACTCCCCACCAAATGTGACATGCCCAACGCTCCAACTTGTTAA